A section of the Agarivorans litoreus genome encodes:
- a CDS encoding sensor domain-containing diguanylate cyclase: MADKATVPPQFKTNYVKLGTVVVMVSLFSLAILAIVFTALENIQQEVEQKVKESLQTVLRATQEAHHIWIQHRILELSNTAQSESVTLSSSIILNQDAPSIMRASAEATIKRRFSLMMETYQDKAYWLSDLNGQVRYSNKSNEINKTHPLFEFKADKMEQVLAGETLFITGLPQQTKHSNNMYFSAPVFNSDKQLQAVLIVSVNQSDHFSRITQLGRIWDSGETYAFDRNGLMLSASRFDEQLHRLGLLEPGQDAINNLHIRVPNAAANQKPNALTLMAQSATQGITGYDLKGYPDYRGIQVVGAWTWQPTYDFGLTTEIDQAEAFQIYYRTRNIVLLGIISSLLVAVSLFLLLYVSQRNAKQNLRQARMVLEDRVKERTADLEASQQELRTAYRELEKLAVTDSLTGIPNRRCADEFLEQEWRRAQRGGYPITIMLIDIDHFKQYNDHYGHPAGDVCLEKVAQTLIATGICKRPGDLIARYGGEEFIAILSNSDFDYAEFSAKRLVKAINKAEIPHQFSLVEKQSHITISVGVSIAESADIGLTEIIDLADKALYLSKQNGRNTFRFKLPEANSSTKVNS, translated from the coding sequence ATGGCCGACAAAGCGACCGTTCCACCACAGTTCAAAACAAACTACGTAAAGCTCGGAACCGTTGTGGTGATGGTCTCCTTGTTCAGTTTAGCCATTTTGGCGATTGTCTTCACAGCCCTAGAAAACATTCAACAAGAAGTAGAGCAAAAGGTTAAAGAGTCTCTTCAAACGGTACTAAGAGCTACCCAAGAAGCCCACCATATATGGATTCAACATCGAATTTTGGAGTTAAGTAATACTGCTCAATCAGAATCGGTGACGCTGTCTTCCAGTATTATTCTCAACCAAGACGCTCCCTCAATCATGCGAGCCAGTGCAGAAGCCACCATCAAACGAAGATTCAGCTTAATGATGGAAACCTATCAAGATAAAGCCTATTGGCTAAGTGACCTAAACGGACAAGTGCGCTACTCCAATAAGTCTAATGAGATAAACAAAACTCACCCCTTGTTTGAATTTAAAGCCGATAAAATGGAACAAGTACTAGCAGGCGAAACCTTGTTTATTACCGGCTTGCCTCAACAAACTAAACACAGTAACAATATGTACTTTAGTGCCCCGGTATTTAATTCAGATAAACAGTTACAAGCAGTACTTATTGTAAGTGTTAACCAAAGTGACCATTTCAGTCGAATTACTCAATTGGGTCGAATTTGGGATTCAGGTGAAACTTACGCTTTTGATCGCAACGGCTTAATGCTATCGGCTAGTCGCTTTGACGAACAACTGCATCGTTTAGGGTTACTGGAGCCAGGGCAAGATGCCATCAACAATTTGCATATCCGTGTTCCTAATGCAGCCGCTAACCAAAAGCCTAACGCACTCACCTTAATGGCCCAAAGCGCCACCCAAGGAATTACCGGTTACGATCTTAAGGGATATCCCGACTACCGAGGCATACAAGTAGTGGGAGCTTGGACATGGCAACCCACTTATGATTTTGGTTTAACCACCGAAATCGACCAAGCAGAAGCCTTTCAGATCTACTATCGCACCCGAAATATTGTGCTACTGGGAATTATTAGTTCCTTGCTGGTTGCGGTGAGTTTATTTCTATTACTCTACGTTAGCCAACGTAATGCTAAACAAAATCTGCGCCAAGCCAGAATGGTATTGGAAGATAGAGTAAAAGAACGCACTGCAGATTTAGAAGCCTCGCAACAGGAACTACGCACCGCCTATCGCGAGCTAGAAAAACTGGCGGTTACCGACAGCCTAACCGGTATACCTAACCGCCGCTGTGCCGATGAGTTTCTTGAACAAGAGTGGCGACGTGCTCAACGTGGTGGCTACCCTATTACTATTATGCTTATCGACATTGATCACTTTAAACAATACAACGACCACTATGGCCACCCAGCTGGCGATGTATGTTTAGAGAAAGTGGCTCAAACCTTAATTGCTACGGGTATTTGTAAACGCCCGGGAGATCTTATCGCTCGCTACGGCGGTGAGGAGTTTATTGCGATTTTGAGCAATAGTGATTTCGACTATGCTGAATTCTCGGCTAAGCGACTCGTAAAAGCCATTAACAAGGCCGAAATTCCACACCAGTTTAGTTTGGTAGAGAAGCAAAGCCACATCACCATTAGTGTGGGCGTCTCAATTGCCGAAAGCGCAGATATAGGTTTAACAGAGATTATAGATTTGGCTGACAAAGCACTTTACCTAAGCAAGCAAAACGGCCGCAATACTTTTCGCTTTAAATTGCCGGAGGCAAACTCAAGTACCAAGGTAAATAGTTAA
- the purD gene encoding phosphoribosylamine--glycine ligase: protein MNVLVIGGGGREHALAWKAAQSPLVEKVFVAPGNAGSALEPKLENVAIGVEDITALLSFAQQNQVELTIVGPEAPLVIGVVDAFRAAGLKIFGPTEKAAQLEGSKSFTKDFLARHDIPTGYYQTFTEVAPAIAYVKEQGAPIVVKADGLAAGKGVIVAMTEAEAIAAIEDMLADNVFGEAGSRVVIEEFLDGEEASFIVMVDGSNVLAMATSQDHKRVGDGDSGLNTGGMGAYSPAPVVTPEIHQRIMDEVIMPTVKGMAAEDNEYTGFLYAGLMIMADGSPKIIEYNCRFGDPETQPIMMRMQSDIVELCLAAVDRKLDTKTAEFDPRAAMGVVLAAAGYPGSYPKGDVITLPSLSEETSSAKVFHAGTSEKDGNIVTNGGRVLCATALGNNVTEAQANAYALVKKVAWDGMFHRNDIGYRAIAREKS, encoded by the coding sequence ATGAACGTACTTGTGATTGGCGGCGGTGGCCGCGAACATGCTCTAGCATGGAAGGCTGCGCAATCTCCTTTAGTTGAAAAAGTATTTGTTGCCCCAGGTAACGCCGGTTCTGCGCTAGAGCCTAAGCTAGAAAACGTAGCCATTGGCGTAGAAGACATTACTGCTTTACTTAGCTTTGCTCAGCAAAACCAAGTTGAACTCACCATTGTTGGCCCAGAAGCGCCATTGGTTATTGGTGTGGTTGATGCCTTTAGAGCCGCAGGCCTTAAAATCTTTGGCCCTACCGAAAAAGCTGCTCAACTAGAAGGCTCTAAGTCATTCACTAAAGACTTTTTAGCTCGTCACGACATTCCAACGGGTTACTACCAAACCTTTACTGAGGTTGCCCCAGCGATTGCCTACGTAAAAGAGCAAGGCGCACCCATTGTGGTTAAAGCCGATGGTTTAGCTGCAGGTAAAGGCGTAATTGTCGCCATGACCGAAGCCGAGGCAATTGCCGCTATTGAAGACATGCTTGCCGATAACGTCTTTGGCGAAGCCGGTTCTCGCGTAGTAATCGAAGAGTTCTTAGACGGCGAAGAAGCTAGCTTTATCGTAATGGTAGATGGTAGCAACGTATTGGCAATGGCCACCAGCCAAGACCACAAGCGTGTTGGCGATGGTGATAGCGGCTTAAACACTGGCGGCATGGGTGCTTATTCACCAGCTCCGGTGGTTACACCAGAAATCCACCAGCGCATAATGGATGAAGTGATCATGCCGACGGTTAAAGGCATGGCCGCTGAAGACAATGAGTACACTGGCTTCCTATATGCTGGATTGATGATTATGGCCGACGGTTCGCCAAAAATCATTGAATACAACTGCCGCTTTGGCGACCCAGAAACTCAACCAATTATGATGCGTATGCAGTCTGACATTGTTGAACTATGTTTAGCTGCTGTTGATCGTAAATTGGATACTAAAACTGCTGAGTTTGATCCTCGCGCAGCAATGGGCGTAGTGCTAGCTGCTGCTGGCTACCCAGGCTCTTACCCTAAAGGTGACGTAATCACACTGCCAAGCCTTAGCGAAGAAACCAGTAGTGCTAAAGTGTTCCATGCCGGTACTAGCGAAAAAGACGGCAACATTGTAACTAACGGCGGCCGTGTATTGTGTGCTACCG
- the soxR gene encoding redox-sensitive transcriptional activator SoxR, whose translation MQDQPKQALSVGFVAKRCGIKVSTLHYYETKGLINSWRNHGNQRRYHPDVLRRVSVIKAAQKMGISLAEIKAAFAKLPNQRTPNKSDWEALSQQWRDILNQRIKQLENLRDALTGCIGCGCLSMKSCPLYNPNDKLASEGQGPVILNRNNQLS comes from the coding sequence ATGCAAGATCAACCTAAACAGGCTTTGTCTGTTGGTTTTGTAGCTAAGCGCTGTGGTATTAAGGTGTCTACGCTGCACTATTACGAAACTAAAGGTTTAATTAACAGTTGGCGTAATCACGGAAATCAGCGGCGTTATCATCCCGATGTATTACGGCGAGTATCGGTCATTAAGGCTGCCCAAAAAATGGGAATAAGTTTGGCAGAGATAAAAGCCGCTTTTGCCAAGCTACCCAATCAACGTACCCCCAATAAATCCGACTGGGAAGCTCTCTCGCAGCAATGGCGGGATATACTAAATCAACGTATCAAACAGCTGGAGAATTTACGTGATGCCCTCACAGGCTGCATCGGATGTGGTTGTTTATCCATGAAAAGCTGCCCGCTGTATAACCCTAATGACAAACTCGCCAGCGAAGGACAAGGACCAGTTATTTTAAACCGCAACAATCAGCTCTCATAA
- a CDS encoding VOC family protein, which produces MQLEHLNLVVNDMQQTLAFYQAAFPHWQVRGEGKQTWYGVERHWLHFGDDDQYLTFNDQGYGENRPLEGNQVGMAHFAYITADLDGLITRMLNAGFRIHHEGAQSSHRRNVYFRDPNSFEVEFVEYSSDLPEERNRYE; this is translated from the coding sequence ATGCAATTAGAACATCTGAACTTAGTGGTAAATGACATGCAGCAAACCTTGGCTTTTTATCAGGCAGCTTTTCCTCATTGGCAAGTGAGAGGAGAAGGTAAGCAAACTTGGTATGGGGTAGAGCGGCATTGGTTACATTTTGGCGATGATGATCAATACCTTACGTTTAACGATCAAGGTTATGGAGAGAATCGGCCGCTCGAAGGGAATCAAGTAGGTATGGCGCATTTTGCTTACATTACGGCTGATTTGGACGGTTTAATCACTCGTATGTTAAATGCAGGCTTTCGGATTCACCATGAAGGAGCCCAAAGTAGCCATCGTCGTAATGTGTATTTTCGCGACCCGAATAGCTTTGAAGTGGAGTTTGTTGAGTATTCTTCAGACTTGCCCGAAGAGCGTAATCGTTACGAGTAG
- the zntR gene encoding Zn(2+)-responsive transcriptional regulator → MYKIGELAKLSGLTVETLRFYERKGLVLPAARGENLYRMYSTQDLARLRFIQRAKQAGLSIKDILELLTLREHAETASCNDVSNVVGQKLAKVQQQLAELKAFETTLKTLHDACCGGEESARSCSILKALDDAIE, encoded by the coding sequence ATGTACAAGATTGGTGAGCTAGCAAAGCTAAGTGGTTTAACGGTGGAAACCTTGCGCTTTTACGAGCGTAAAGGCTTAGTGCTGCCAGCGGCGCGTGGCGAGAACCTATACCGTATGTACAGCACGCAAGATTTAGCGCGTTTGAGGTTTATCCAACGCGCTAAACAAGCTGGTTTATCAATTAAAGACATATTGGAGCTACTCACTCTGCGAGAGCACGCAGAAACCGCCAGCTGCAACGATGTAAGCAATGTTGTAGGGCAAAAACTGGCTAAGGTTCAGCAGCAACTAGCAGAGCTAAAAGCCTTTGAAACAACCCTTAAAACTCTTCACGATGCCTGCTGCGGCGGAGAAGAAAGTGCACGTTCCTGTTCAATACTAAAGGCCTTAGATGATGCTATTGAATAA
- a CDS encoding DUF6435 family protein, with amino-acid sequence MFSFLKPNPLKRKRQKYDALLESAMLAQRRGDIMTYSMLSADADELWKEIEQLESQQR; translated from the coding sequence ATGTTTAGTTTTCTAAAACCTAACCCACTTAAGCGTAAGCGTCAAAAGTATGATGCATTGCTGGAGTCTGCAATGTTGGCTCAGCGGCGTGGCGACATTATGACTTACTCGATGTTAAGTGCCGATGCTGACGAACTATGGAAAGAAATAGAGCAACTAGAGTCTCAGCAAAGATAA
- the purH gene encoding bifunctional phosphoribosylaminoimidazolecarboxamide formyltransferase/IMP cyclohydrolase: MENARPIRRALISVSDKTGIIEFSRSLAQQGVEILSTGGTAKLLAENGIEVIEVSNYTGFPEMMDGRVKTLHPKVHGGILGRRGTDDEVMNNHGINAIDMVVVNLYPFAATVANPDCSLEDAVENIDIGGPTMVRSAAKNHKDVTIVVNASDYDRVLAEMAANDKSLTHATRFDLAIAAFEHTAAYDGMIANYFGTMVPSYGDNKEGDEDSKFPRTFNSQFIKKQDMRYGENSHQAAAFYVENNIEEASVSTATQLQGKALSFNNIADTDAALECVKEFDEPCCVIVKHANPCGVALGGNIQEAYERAYKTDPTSAFGGIIAFNRELDADTAEAIVSRQFVEVIIAPKISEAAAQIVAAKKNVRLLECGEWSTKTTGLQLKRVNGGLLVQDRDQGMVTQDELSVVSKRQPSEEELRDALFCWKVAKYVKSNAIVYAKGNMTIGVGAGQMSRVYSAKIAGIKAADEKLEVAGSVMASDAFFPFRDGIDAAAEAGITCVIQPGGSMRDDEVIAAADEHGMAMVFTGMRHFYH, encoded by the coding sequence ATGGAAAACGCTCGACCGATTCGACGTGCACTGATTAGTGTTTCAGATAAAACAGGCATTATCGAATTCTCACGATCTTTAGCCCAACAAGGTGTAGAGATCTTATCTACTGGTGGCACCGCAAAATTACTGGCCGAAAACGGCATCGAAGTTATTGAAGTATCTAACTACACTGGCTTCCCAGAAATGATGGATGGACGTGTTAAAACTTTACATCCAAAAGTACACGGTGGCATTTTAGGTCGACGCGGTACCGATGATGAAGTGATGAACAACCACGGCATTAATGCTATCGATATGGTTGTTGTTAACCTTTATCCTTTTGCAGCAACAGTAGCTAACCCAGATTGTAGCCTTGAAGATGCGGTAGAAAACATCGACATCGGTGGCCCAACTATGGTGCGTAGTGCGGCTAAAAACCACAAAGACGTAACCATTGTGGTTAATGCATCAGACTACGATCGCGTACTCGCCGAAATGGCAGCCAACGATAAGTCGCTAACTCACGCTACTCGCTTTGATTTAGCTATTGCAGCCTTTGAACATACTGCAGCTTACGACGGCATGATCGCCAACTACTTTGGCACTATGGTTCCTAGCTACGGCGACAACAAAGAAGGCGACGAAGACAGCAAGTTCCCACGTACCTTCAACAGCCAATTTATTAAAAAGCAAGACATGCGCTATGGCGAAAACAGCCACCAAGCGGCAGCTTTTTATGTTGAAAACAACATTGAGGAAGCTTCAGTATCTACTGCCACTCAACTTCAAGGTAAAGCCTTGTCGTTTAACAACATTGCCGATACTGATGCAGCACTAGAATGTGTGAAAGAATTCGACGAGCCTTGCTGTGTAATCGTAAAACACGCTAACCCATGTGGCGTAGCGCTAGGCGGCAATATTCAAGAGGCTTACGAGCGCGCATACAAAACCGACCCAACTTCTGCCTTTGGCGGCATTATTGCCTTTAACCGCGAGTTAGATGCCGATACTGCTGAAGCCATTGTGTCTCGCCAGTTTGTAGAAGTAATCATTGCCCCTAAAATTTCTGAAGCCGCCGCACAAATTGTTGCTGCGAAGAAAAACGTACGTTTATTAGAGTGTGGCGAATGGTCAACTAAAACCACCGGTTTGCAGCTTAAGCGTGTTAACGGCGGCTTATTGGTTCAAGATCGCGACCAAGGCATGGTAACTCAAGACGAACTAAGCGTTGTGAGCAAGCGCCAGCCTAGCGAAGAAGAGCTGCGTGATGCGCTATTCTGCTGGAAAGTGGCCAAATATGTTAAGTCTAACGCCATTGTTTACGCAAAAGGCAACATGACTATTGGCGTAGGCGCTGGCCAAATGAGCCGCGTATACAGCGCTAAAATTGCTGGCATTAAAGCCGCCGACGAGAAGCTAGAAGTAGCAGGCAGTGTAATGGCATCGGATGCTTTCTTCCCATTCCGCGATGGTATCGACGCAGCAGCCGAAGCTGGCATCACTTGTGTAATTCAGCCTGGTGGCTCAATGCGTGATGACGAAGTGATTGCAGCAGCCGATGAACATGGCATGGCCATGGTGTTCACTGGCATGCGCCACTTCTACCACTAA